TCTTATCCTCACACTGCCTTCTGCGATGCCGAAACAAGAGCGTGAAATCTTCCGCCAGCGTATGCAGGAAGCGGTTGGTCTGGTGTGGAAAGCAATGGAATGGCACCCGACAGACGACGGTTTTAGCAACGATCGAGATTTCCAGAAAAGCGTGGTTCCAGTACCCGATGTGCAGATGGAATGGGACGAAGCGACCTGTGGGCAACTGGTGTGGCTGTATAACGAAGCGCTGGTTAACTATGCCGGACAGAGCGGTAACTTCTTCAAAAGCCTCGCCCGTCCTGACCGCAAATTAGCCGCCGATGAGCTACCGGGGAAAACCTTGCGTGTCGCCTCGATTGATATTGGCGGGGGCACAACGGATATGGCCATCACGCAATATCATCTTGATGACGGCGTCGGCAGCAATGTGAAAATCACCCCGCGCTTACTGTTCCGCGAAGGCTTTAAAGTCGCGGGTGACGACATTCTGCTGGATGTTATCCAGCGTTGCGTGCTCCCCGCGCTACAGGCGCAAATCCATCAGGCGGGTGTTGCGGACAGCACAGGATTAATGACCACGCTGTTTGGTGAGTCCGGGCGCATGGATACCCGTGGCACGCTGCGCCAGCAAACCGCGTTGCAACTGTTTATCCCCCTCGGCCATGCGGTGTTGTCGTGTTGGGAAAATAGCGATCCTGATGACCGCCACGCCATGCTGGAAGCGACCTTTGGCGAGCTGTTAACTCAGCGCCCAACGGATAACGTGATTAACTATGTGCAACAGGCTGTGCAGCATGCGCTGCCTGCCGACGCGCCCGCGTTTGATTTATTCAGCGTACCGCTACATGTTGATTTGGCTGATTTGCAAGACGCGCTGCTCGCCGGACACTTTACGCTAACCGCACCGCTGCAAGCGCTGTGTGAAGTGATCAACCACTACTGCTGCGATGTGTTGTTGGTCACGGGGCGACCAGGCTGTTTGCCCGGCGTTCAGGCGCTATTGCGCTACCAACAACCGGTGCCGGTAAACCGCATCGTCTGGCTGGATAACTATCAGACTCATGAATGGTATCCGTTTAGCCAACAAGGCCGCATCGGCAACCCGAAATCCACGGCGGCCGTGGGGGCGATGCTGTGCAGCCTGGCAATGGATTTACGTCTGCCTGGCTTTAACTTTAAAGCGTCTGATATTCAGGCTTACTCCACGGTGCGCTATCTGGGGATGCTGGATGGCAACAATACGCTGGTTGAAAAAAACATTTGGTATCGCGATATCGATCTCGACGATCCTAAATCTACGCTGGATACGCGCCTGCATTTCCCACTGCGCGGCAATGCATGTCTGGGATTCCGCCAGCTCGATGATGCGCGTTGGCCCGCCACGCCGTTGTACACCCTCGCGATAAACTCGCCGCAGTTGGCAAAAGCCATCGCTGGCGAAGGCGTGCTGAATGTGCGTTTACAGCAGACCCGTGAAGCTGACGCCTTTGTGCTGGCCGAAGCGTGGTTGCAGGATGGCAGCAAAGTGCCGCTCAACCAATTAAGTTTTAAATTGAATACGCTGGCTGGAAGCTATAGCGGTGCCAGCCATTACTGGATTGACAGCGGGAGCGTGTATCAAAAATGAATTCAACAACCTCAACGCTGCAACAGTTAGAAGATTGGGTTCAGCAGACTCGTCTGTCGGTTCCGTTAGTGGATAACGAAGCCGATGGGCTATTGCAAAAATTGGCCGCTATTCAACAACGCCAGCATCAGATTGACCTACAGGCGGAGCAACCACTAACAATTGGGTTGTATGGTCACTCGGTGGCGGGTAAACATCACCTGCTTACCACGCTGCTGGGCGATAACCACGAACGCATTGAGATTTTGCTCGGCGGGAAAGTGCTGGATTACCTGACGCACATCAACCCCGGCCACGCTCCTGACGTTGCGGTGCGTTTTACCTGTCGCGAGTTACCGGTTGCAGAACACTATCCCTTACTGTTGACGCTGTATAACGCCTGCGAACTTGCCCAGCGCATGATTCGCCAGTATCACGCCACGTCATCTGCACGTTTTGCGCAGCCGGAAGTTATCGCCGCAAAACTTAAAGAGTTACAGGTCAAACGCCTGGCACAACCGACACCAGGGATAACGCAGCATCAGCTTTCTGACATCGCCCAGACTTATCATGAAGCCGTGCGCCGTCAGTACCATCTGGATAATGCGCTATGGCAGCAAATGGCGGAACTGCTGCCATGGTTGAGCAGCGCTGACCAGGCTTCGTTGCTGGCACCGCTTTGGGGCGACAACGCGACACAAACCGCGCGTTGGCAGCAGCTTGTCGACATGCTCAATCATCTGGGCTGCGCCCGCAAGATTTTGGCCCCGGCTAATTTGCTGGTCGATACCTTCTTGCTGCCTGTTGAAGGTTTTTTGTTCCCGGCAACGCCGGACATGCAGGAAATCAGTGCCGACGTACTGGTCTGCCCGCTGGTCAATCACGAAATTGGTACCCAGGTGAGCCTCGCACAGCATGATTTGCAGCAACTCTGCGCGGAAATCACCCTGACGCTTAACCAACCGCCGAAGCTTGCGCAGGTCGAAGTCGTGGATATTCCGCTTGAGCAACTCGACAATTACGGCAACGCTCTCCAGCCCGATAAATTAGTGGTGTGTAATGCCGCCTCCGTTCGACGAGAAGTGAACGCTGCCGGTAAAATGCTGGCACGTTGGGTGGATAAAACCCAAGCCAGCCACGCGACGACGCCCGGCTTAATTTGGGCAATTACACCGCGTGATGCCCGTTTTAGCGGAGCTAATCTGGATGAAGGTGTGCAACGTGTTATCGGCCTGCCGGGGAAACGCTGGGGCACGCTACAAGCGCTGGACAGCCGCAATATGCACCGTTTGCTGGAGTGGCTTACGGACGCGCTGATCCCCGCGCAACGTACCCGTCGTATTGAGATGTTACATACCGCGCTTAACACGCAAATCAACGATCTGTTCGCTCATCTTATCGAAGGCGAAGACCTGACGCCGGAGCGCGCACGTTCGCAGGCAGAAGATCTGGTGCGTACTCTGCAATCCCGCGCCGCCATTCATGGCGAACTGCTCGCCAGCCTGTTGCCTGAGCGCCAGGTACTGCAACAATGCTGGTTGAACCATCAGCAATTACGCAAACAACAACCCGCCGAGTTTAGCCTCGATATAGACCTGTTCGCCGACGAAGAGAGCCATACTGCTCAAATCAGCGATGTCAGTAACTTCGCCAATACGGTGCATGTGTTGTGGATTAATCATTTACGGCAGTTGGCAACACGTCGGGAAATCGCCCATCTTTCTGGCATCGACAATACTCAACTCCAGGCACTGTGCCAGTTGCTGATTGTCGCCAGTTATCGACTGAAATTATCTCAGCAACTCGACACGGCGTTGCGTCAGGGAGATGGCAGCATGGCGCAGGAAATTACCTGCGCCTGCGCGGTGCTGGGTGATTTTGTCAGTTGGTTAGGTTACGCACATATCGAACCAACGTTACGTCCCGCAAGCCGCGTCAATAAAGGCTCCCCGGTATTTACCCCGCAAGTCCAGGCCAGCGCCACAACACGGCTGGTTCGGTTAGGCGACCAACCTGCTCGCGGCAATACGCTGTATGTCTACGACTGGCTGGTTGCACTGTATACCCGCGCGCTTGAGAACATCGGTTATCGCCACCCGCAGGATGTTAGTGATGCTCAGAAAGCGCAGTTAGTTGCGCTACTTGGGGAGTAATCTGGCAGATGAGATTCTGGGTGAGTGAGTTATTCTCACCCAGATGACGGAGTTCAAAAAGCGGTCATCAGAATGTACGTTGCTTCCTTTCTCGTGTGTTGATCAATCAACGGGACCAACCGTCTGAAATGCTCACTGGCGCAATGCGCATCCAGCGCCGCACGATCAAACCATTCCTCTATAAAAATGAAATGGCCTGGGTCCTTCTCATCAATAAACAAATCATAGGCAATACAAAGAGGCTCTTGTTTAGTGGCTTCAACCAGCTCCCGGTACAAAGGGATGACAATTTCAACGTCCTCGGGCTTTATAAAATCTTCGGCGATGACTTTTAACATTTTGTCCTCGAATCTATTCGCTAACGTATCACTATATGGGGTTTGAGAGCTTGCGGGGTAAAAATATCAGCGCGGGTAAATCACTGGGAAAACAACCTTATTCTGGCTACACTGGATGGCACCTTAACATTTCAATAACAAAAGAGGTGTCAGATGCCGAACTTATCCCCTGTCTCTATTTCTATGCTCATCAATGGATTACCTGTTGGGGCACAGAACCAGGCCACGTTTGAACGCCGTAATCCCCTCGATGAACAAGTCGCCACTGTCGCCCCCGCCGCGACGGTCAACGATGCACGCGCTGCGGTGGAAGCCGCAAACCAGGCCTTCGCCAGTTGGTCGCAAACCGGGCCGAATCAACGCCGCGCTTTGCTTCTGAAAGCGGCGGATGCGCTGGAAGCGAAACAAACCGCGTTTATCACCGCGATGGCTTCAGAAACCGGAGCAACGGCACAATGGGCTGAATTTAACGTACATCTGGGGGCCGGACTGCTGCGTGAAGCTGCAGCACTCACCACGCAAATTAACGGCGACGTGATCCCTTCCGATGTGCCTGGCAACCTGGCCATGGCAATCCGCCAGCCTGCAGGTGTGGTTCTGGGAATGGCACCGTGGAATGCGCCCGTCATCCTCGGCGTGCGGGCGATTGCGACCCCACTCGCGTGTGGTAACTGCGTAGTGCTCAAAGGCTCAGAAATTTCGCCCGCCACTCACGGTTTAATTATCGATGCACTCAATGAAGCCGGGTTCCCCGCTGGGGTAGTCAACTTTGTGACAAATGCGCCACAAGATGCCGCAAGTGTCGTCGAGGCGATGATTGCCCATTCGGCGGTGCGGCGTGTGAATTTCACCGGCTCGACGCACGTCGGGCGGATCATCGCCCAAACGTGTGCACGCTACCTGAAACCGGTGGTTTTGGAATTGGGTGGCAAAGCTCCGTTGCTGGTGCTGCACGACGCCGATATTGAGCTGGCAGTGAATTGCGCGGCCTTCGGGGCTTTTGCCAACTCGGGGCAAATCTGCATGTCGACTGAGCGTATTATTGTTGATGAGCGGATCGCCGATGATTTTGTCGCGAAGTTTGCTGCTAAAGCCGCGAGTTTGCCATGTGGCGACCCGCGTCACGGCCCGACCGTTTTGGGCTCGGTAGTGGATGTGCAGACGGTTTCACGTTGCAATGATTTGATCGATGACGCGCTGGGAAAAGGGGCAAAACTGGTTGCGGGTGGCAAAGCGGATTCAACATTAATGCCCGCCACGGTTCTGGATTTTGTCACCTCAGACATGCGCATCTATCACGAAGAATCCTTTGGCCCGGTTAAAGGGATTATCCGCGCCAAAAACGACGAGGAAGCGCTGGCTATCGCCAATGATAACGACCTCGGGCTTTCAGCCGCCGTATTCAGCCGCGATACTGCGCGGGCATGGAATATTGCCAGCCGTATTCAAAGTGGAATTTGCCACATCAATAGCCCAACCGTACACGATGAAGCACAAATGCCGTTTGGCGGCGTCAAAGAGTCTGGTTACGGGCGTTTTGGCGGGCTTGCGGGCGTCAACGAATTTATTGAGTTACGCTGGATAACCCTGCAAATGCAGCCGCGTCCGTTGCCGTTCTGACAGCCGTGTAAACGTACGCCAGGCTGGCGTACGTTTTCTGCTAAGCCACTGGAATTTCCCCCACTTTTCTGCCAGGATTTCACCACCTATCAACCCACTGAATATATAAGGAGGATCCCATGCTGTTTTGTGAAATGTTGTCTATTTCGCATACCCTTGGTGATCGCCATAGCTCAAGCGTTATCGATATCGCACTGCGATAATCCGGCTTGAGCGAAGCTTATGACTTCCACCCCAAAATAATTCGAGTGGCGGGCAGGCGGCAAGAAAGCGAGTCCCTATGAGCTTACTCAAGTAAGTGATTAGGGTGAGTGAACGCAGCCAACGCACCAGCGACTTGAAGTATGAAGGGGAAAACCTTCCCTCGGGCTTACCGGGTTATCGTCGAATTAGACGAGGCGTTTTATCGCCTAACTCTTGAGTAAGCACAATGAGCACATTATTAACCGCACAATCTCTTAGCCTTGATACCGCCTTTGGCCCACTGCTGGCAGACATTACCTTTACGCTGAAAAAAGGCGATCGCCTGGGTTTAATCGGCCACAACGGCTGCGGTAAAAGTACCCTTCTGAAACTGCTCGATGGCACTATTTCTGCAAATAGTGGCAGCGTGACGCGTGCGCATCACTGCCTCCTGGCGCGCGTCGAACAACATCTCCCTGAAGATTTGCATGCACTGACGTTACTCGATGCTGTGATGGCGCGGCTAAGCGACGCGCAACAGCATACCGACGGCTGGCGGGCACAGGCACTTCTGGCCAGCATGGGGTTTGATGAAGCCGCGTGGCAACTCACCGCCGGAACATTGAGTGGCGGCCAACATACGCGTTTATTACTGGCGCGTGCGTTGATTACCGAGCCGGATCTTCTGTTGCTTGATGAACCCAGCAACCACCTCGATTTGCCCACTTTGCTGTGGCTTGAGCAGTTCTTACAAAACTGGAATGGCAGCTTTGTGTTGGTTTCCCACGATCAACATTTGTTGGATAGTGTGACCAACGGCACGTGGATTTTGCGCGACCGCACACTCAGTTTCTTCCAGTTACCCTGCTCCGCTGCACGCGCGGCCCTGGTTGAACGTGACCGTACCGACGCGCACCGCCATCAGGCGGAGCAAAAGGAAATCGACCGTATTGCAGCCAGTGCGAAGCGTCTCGCAATTTGGGGCCGGGTTTACGATAACGAAGACCTGGCGCGCAAAGCCAAGCAAATGGAAAAGCGCATCGACAAATTAAAAGACAGCCAAACCGAACTGAGTGAGGCAAATCTGTGGCAACTGATATTAAAGGGTGCAGCGTTACCGGCGGATCGTTTGCTGGAAATGCAAAACTTGGCTGTCAGCCCTGCGCCAGATTGCTCACCGCTGTTTACCCTGGCAATGCAGCGCCTGAAAAGTGGTGATCGGGTGGCAATAATTGGCCGCAACGGATGTGGTAAATCGTCGCTGTTACGCATGCTGTGGCAGCACTATTTACAGTCACAAAATCAGCCGCCGCAGGATGAGTCCGGGATCCGTCTGCATCCTCGCGTCGAGATGGGCTATTACGACCAAACGTTGCACCAGTTAAAAGATGACGACACGTTGCTTCAAGCGCTCGAACCTTTTGCCCCATTAACCGAGCGCGACCGCAAAATGGCGTTAATCAGCGCGGGTTTTGCCTGGTTGCGGCACGGACAAACGGTCAGCACATTAAGCGGTGGTGAGCGTTCAAGGCTGTTATTTGTTGGCCTGACGTTGGCGCGTTATTCGTTGCTGCTGCTTGATGAGCCGACCAACCACCTGGATATGGAAGGCAAAGAGGCGTTGGCCGAAACGTTGCAAAGCTACGAAGGTGGCGTGTTGTTGGTGACGCACGACCGGACGTTAATCGCCAAAAGCTGTAATCGCTTCTGGTTGATTGATGATGGCGAACTTAGCGAGTGGCACTCTTTGGATGGGTTGTATGCGCAACTGGCGAGTGAAAATGCAAGCGTTACGTTGTCACCATCAGCATCGGAGCTGCCAGTCGTGGTGGCAAACCCTTCGGCAGCAGATAGCTGGCTGGAACGGTTGGTGGAACTGGAGGAGAAGCTGGCTCAGGACTTAGCACGCAAACCCGGCCATCAAAAACCGGCGTTACAGCAGCAGTGGCGCGAGGAGATAGCATCACTTAATTTACGGTTGGAACTGGAGTAAGCGTTAATGTCGGATGTCGCTACGCTAACCCACTGACACAGACCCGTCGCAGGGTCGTTGTAGGGGATGAGCGGCAGCGACATCCTTCAATTAATGGCGGTTAAAAAGTCGCCCAGTTATCGTCATCATTCACCACGGTGTGCGGCCTGGACGAGGGCTGCTTAGGATTTTCCTTCTTAGCCGCTATCGTGTGATGCTGGTTGTCTAAACGGAAAATGCCTACCGCCGCGGTTAAACGTGCAGCCTGTTCCTCAAGGGACGAAGCCGCCGCAGA
The nucleotide sequence above comes from Buttiauxella selenatireducens. Encoded proteins:
- a CDS encoding virulence factor SrfB, which produces MFATLYPYKPSVTLIKDSGIQFLDFGLAPQPNAPHTGRFVRKTANGPLLRLDYDVVPGKFTLPGSLGAAPEVVKPESTITLGHSLKLLDKTWLPLPFLRFNPPRTFVGGPDNWARVQIRCLETPDSAGNTVRITLALDTKILADDNPAAHLAPTQSDVRNGARFALAWQNEEINDFIDQTWVDGWLREVFTQFASRHETRSEREISNALKTFEYQAHYLNIIEMLGAQLAVPEVKIVTATLQSPAIPVDLVLDVGNTHTCGVLIEDHGEANDGLRQTAELQIRSLSEPQTINEAMFTSRLEFSEAKFGKQHFSVESGRDDAFVWPSIARVGDEARSMASARLGTEGASGISSPRRYLWDETPANQDWRFSQMGVKTQREPLATAYPLMNLMNDDGQPLYSLPLEERLPVFSPQYSRSSLMTLMLCELLAQALMQINSVGSRQSMGHINAPRQLRTLILTLPSAMPKQEREIFRQRMQEAVGLVWKAMEWHPTDDGFSNDRDFQKSVVPVPDVQMEWDEATCGQLVWLYNEALVNYAGQSGNFFKSLARPDRKLAADELPGKTLRVASIDIGGGTTDMAITQYHLDDGVGSNVKITPRLLFREGFKVAGDDILLDVIQRCVLPALQAQIHQAGVADSTGLMTTLFGESGRMDTRGTLRQQTALQLFIPLGHAVLSCWENSDPDDRHAMLEATFGELLTQRPTDNVINYVQQAVQHALPADAPAFDLFSVPLHVDLADLQDALLAGHFTLTAPLQALCEVINHYCCDVLLVTGRPGCLPGVQALLRYQQPVPVNRIVWLDNYQTHEWYPFSQQGRIGNPKSTAAVGAMLCSLAMDLRLPGFNFKASDIQAYSTVRYLGMLDGNNTLVEKNIWYRDIDLDDPKSTLDTRLHFPLRGNACLGFRQLDDARWPATPLYTLAINSPQLAKAIAGEGVLNVRLQQTREADAFVLAEAWLQDGSKVPLNQLSFKLNTLAGSYSGASHYWIDSGSVYQK
- a CDS encoding putative quinol monooxygenase; this encodes MLKVIAEDFIKPEDVEIVIPLYRELVEATKQEPLCIAYDLFIDEKDPGHFIFIEEWFDRAALDAHCASEHFRRLVPLIDQHTRKEATYILMTAF
- a CDS encoding aldehyde dehydrogenase, translating into MPNLSPVSISMLINGLPVGAQNQATFERRNPLDEQVATVAPAATVNDARAAVEAANQAFASWSQTGPNQRRALLLKAADALEAKQTAFITAMASETGATAQWAEFNVHLGAGLLREAAALTTQINGDVIPSDVPGNLAMAIRQPAGVVLGMAPWNAPVILGVRAIATPLACGNCVVLKGSEISPATHGLIIDALNEAGFPAGVVNFVTNAPQDAASVVEAMIAHSAVRRVNFTGSTHVGRIIAQTCARYLKPVVLELGGKAPLLVLHDADIELAVNCAAFGAFANSGQICMSTERIIVDERIADDFVAKFAAKAASLPCGDPRHGPTVLGSVVDVQTVSRCNDLIDDALGKGAKLVAGGKADSTLMPATVLDFVTSDMRIYHEESFGPVKGIIRAKNDEEALAIANDNDLGLSAAVFSRDTARAWNIASRIQSGICHINSPTVHDEAQMPFGGVKESGYGRFGGLAGVNEFIELRWITLQMQPRPLPF
- a CDS encoding virulence factor SrfC family protein encodes the protein MNSTTSTLQQLEDWVQQTRLSVPLVDNEADGLLQKLAAIQQRQHQIDLQAEQPLTIGLYGHSVAGKHHLLTTLLGDNHERIEILLGGKVLDYLTHINPGHAPDVAVRFTCRELPVAEHYPLLLTLYNACELAQRMIRQYHATSSARFAQPEVIAAKLKELQVKRLAQPTPGITQHQLSDIAQTYHEAVRRQYHLDNALWQQMAELLPWLSSADQASLLAPLWGDNATQTARWQQLVDMLNHLGCARKILAPANLLVDTFLLPVEGFLFPATPDMQEISADVLVCPLVNHEIGTQVSLAQHDLQQLCAEITLTLNQPPKLAQVEVVDIPLEQLDNYGNALQPDKLVVCNAASVRREVNAAGKMLARWVDKTQASHATTPGLIWAITPRDARFSGANLDEGVQRVIGLPGKRWGTLQALDSRNMHRLLEWLTDALIPAQRTRRIEMLHTALNTQINDLFAHLIEGEDLTPERARSQAEDLVRTLQSRAAIHGELLASLLPERQVLQQCWLNHQQLRKQQPAEFSLDIDLFADEESHTAQISDVSNFANTVHVLWINHLRQLATRREIAHLSGIDNTQLQALCQLLIVASYRLKLSQQLDTALRQGDGSMAQEITCACAVLGDFVSWLGYAHIEPTLRPASRVNKGSPVFTPQVQASATTRLVRLGDQPARGNTLYVYDWLVALYTRALENIGYRHPQDVSDAQKAQLVALLGE
- a CDS encoding ABC-F family ATP-binding cassette domain-containing protein, coding for MSTLLTAQSLSLDTAFGPLLADITFTLKKGDRLGLIGHNGCGKSTLLKLLDGTISANSGSVTRAHHCLLARVEQHLPEDLHALTLLDAVMARLSDAQQHTDGWRAQALLASMGFDEAAWQLTAGTLSGGQHTRLLLARALITEPDLLLLDEPSNHLDLPTLLWLEQFLQNWNGSFVLVSHDQHLLDSVTNGTWILRDRTLSFFQLPCSAARAALVERDRTDAHRHQAEQKEIDRIAASAKRLAIWGRVYDNEDLARKAKQMEKRIDKLKDSQTELSEANLWQLILKGAALPADRLLEMQNLAVSPAPDCSPLFTLAMQRLKSGDRVAIIGRNGCGKSSLLRMLWQHYLQSQNQPPQDESGIRLHPRVEMGYYDQTLHQLKDDDTLLQALEPFAPLTERDRKMALISAGFAWLRHGQTVSTLSGGERSRLLFVGLTLARYSLLLLDEPTNHLDMEGKEALAETLQSYEGGVLLVTHDRTLIAKSCNRFWLIDDGELSEWHSLDGLYAQLASENASVTLSPSASELPVVVANPSAADSWLERLVELEEKLAQDLARKPGHQKPALQQQWREEIASLNLRLELE